The Mytilus galloprovincialis chromosome 4, xbMytGall1.hap1.1, whole genome shotgun sequence genome contains a region encoding:
- the LOC143073053 gene encoding uncharacterized protein LOC143073053 isoform X2, with translation MCTLNTSTINSQSTNKFIAESINKEIYEKIVRDEESANTLNDSFETINTEAFRTLVNPNYNRTLVNLDYSRSHDNFTSEKPYTCIDQVDHSDDYSNVGSEVVIEEESLHSQSNVKSVKKKKKTKKKVEKDPSAPKRTRRRNIIHVCKKCDLTFVGGKAYREHMKSSHSIINFKCDKCGMGFYFTRQYNNHMESHQEYKCTTCEQLFHSFTQYSDHCQVQHAINVSKVDLMKMNNTCKLCDRSFDTPSRLYTHHKKNHTEGPIMCKPCQQIFTTRLSLRKHEKSYAHHKKSGQKFTLERNLLCSDCGKSFYSKSNLATHMKYHKTEKKYACEHCNFKCCFSARLKRHIKQHFDSERTFVCETCGAAFHTKQILQSHIGYKHSDARNFCCHICSSTFKGRNALQRHIKEHSIENHKKCFCGRTFSRIGALRQHMEKVHSENATEAVRRRSMMRIKNSENKTDLSTKKSRKKKKKQTKSTNSKRVVNTDISAAIKKITDSKFKPIKSSTEKPVQHVQGICIANFKYAPLNIINQASNTLRDENVNKNSSEKTNAETFDQSEHDKKDQLIPVQTEENGKLPLSSTDFSFPKQNCLLQSNISDTVKTDPLSVLKEKTVENPKQNTGSFIQSEHNHSLFYNQLDHNYSKMSNDQSEQMEKLPVSKEFCIIPKQKYLLQANDNCNDQNNAGRDLQNKIIEKPKLILPKGPTNYSQYGPPTNQQKIISSNILQGQSTMSYRFNSPLVLPQNTSAKTPLLILWRPPPPN, from the exons ATGTGTACATTGAATACATCAACAATAAACAGCCAATCAACAAATAAGTTTATTGCCGAGTCAATAAAcaaggaaatttatgaaaaaattgtCAGAGATGAAGAATCCGCCAATACTCTTAATGATAGTTTTGAAACAATAAACACAGAAGCCTTTAGAACACTGGTTAATCCGAATTACAATAGAACACTGGTTAACCTGGACTACAGTAGAAGCCATGATAACTTTACTAGTGAgaaaccatatacatgtattgaccaGGTTGACCACAGTGATGACTACAGTAATGTGGGAAGTGAAGTTGTGATCGAAGAAGAATCTCTGCACTCTCAGTCTAATGTTAAAagtgtaaaaaagaaaaaaaaaacaaagaaaaaagttgaaaaggacCCATCAGCGCCAAAGAGAACTCGTCGTCGAAACATTATCCATGTCTGTAAAAAATGTGACTTGACCTTTGTAGGTGGAAAGGCTTATAGGGAACACATGAAATCAAGTCATAGCATTATTAACTTCAAATGTGATAAATGTGGAATGGGATTTTATTTTACCCGTCAATATAATAACCACATGGAATCTCACCAGGAATATAAGTGCACTACGTGTGAACAGTTGTTTCACTCATTCACTCAATATTCCGATCACTGCCAAGTTCAGCATGCCATAAATGTCTCCAAAGTTGATTTGATGAAAATGAATAACACTTGTAAATTATGTGATAGATCTTTTGACACACCCAGTAGGTTATATACCcaccacaaaaaaaatcatacag aaGGACCAATAATGTGTAAACCATGCCAACAGATCTTCACAACAAGGCTCAGTTTAAGAAAGCATGAAAAAAGTTATGCACACCATAAAAAAAGTGGACAGAAATTTACATTAGAAAGGAATTTGTTATGTTCAGATTGCGGGAAATCATTTTATAG taagaGTAATTTAGCTACACACATGAAATatcacaaaacagaaaaaaaatatgcatgtgaGCACTGCAATTTTAAGTGTTGTTTCAGTGCTAGATTAAAGAGGCATATAAAACAACACTTTGATTCAGAACGAACATTTGTCTGTGAAACTTGCGGAGCAGCTTTCCATACCAAACAAATTCTCCAATCACATATTGGATATAAACATAGCGATGCAAGGAATTTTTGCTGCCATATATGTTCATCAACGTTTAAGGGCAGAAATGCACTTCAACGTCACATCAAGGAACATTCAATTGAAAATCACAAGAAATGTTTTTGTGGTAGAACTTTTTCACGTATTGGAGCACTTCGCCAGCATATGGAAAAAGTTCACAGTGAGAATGCAACTGAAGCAGTTCGTCGTAGGTCAATGATGAGGATTAAgaattcagaaaataaaacagatctttcaactaaaaaatcaagaaagaaaaagaagaagcaAACTAAATCTACTAACAGTAAAAGGGTGGTAAATACTGATATATCAGCTGCcattaaaaaaattacagattCCAAATTTAAACCTATAAAGTCATCTACTGAGAAACCTGTACAACATGTCCAAGGTATTTGTATTGCAAACTTCAAATATGCACCACTCAATATTATAAATCAGGCATCCAACACATTAAGAGATGAGAATGTTAACAAGAATTCTAGTGAGAAAACAAATGCTGAGACATTTGATCAGTCAGAACATGATAAGAAAGATCAGCTGATTCCTGTTCAAACAGAAGAAAATGGCAAACTACCTCTGTCCAGTACTGATTTTAGTTTTCCTAAACAAAACTGCCTTTTACAATCAAATATCAGTGACACTGTCAAAACAGACCCATTATCTGTTCTTAAAGAGAAAACAGTTGAAAACCCAAAGCAAAATACAGGATCTTTTATTCAATCAGAACATAACCATAGTCTGTTTTATAATCAGTTAGATCATAACTACAGCAAGATGTCTAATGATCAGTCAGAACAAATGGAGAAACTTCCAGTGTCCAAAGAGTTTTGTATTATACCCAAACAGAAATATTTATTGCAAGCAAATGACAATTGTAATGATCAAAATAATGCAGGGCGTGatcttcaaaacaaaataatcgAAAAACCCAAACTCATTCTTCCAAAAGGACCAACTAATTATTCTCAGTATGGACCGCCCACAAATCAGCAGAAAATTATTTCCAGCAACATATTGCAAGGACAGAGCACCATGAGTTATAGATTCAATAGTCCGTTGGTTTTGCCTCAAAATACCAGTGCTAAAACACCTCTTCTTATTTTATGGAGACCTCCACCACCAAATTGA
- the LOC143073053 gene encoding uncharacterized protein LOC143073053 isoform X1 yields the protein MQSIYFTLFSVKLKSAEEIFQSHFTAEEKEKGFNLLLSFQTRCLKTFSSTTSSSPTGALSKLHKSIQLVNPTHNLDQIRAVQEDIAYEATIVSNEMCTLNTSTINSQSTNKFIAESINKEIYEKIVRDEESANTLNDSFETINTEAFRTLVNPNYNRTLVNLDYSRSHDNFTSEKPYTCIDQVDHSDDYSNVGSEVVIEEESLHSQSNVKSVKKKKKTKKKVEKDPSAPKRTRRRNIIHVCKKCDLTFVGGKAYREHMKSSHSIINFKCDKCGMGFYFTRQYNNHMESHQEYKCTTCEQLFHSFTQYSDHCQVQHAINVSKVDLMKMNNTCKLCDRSFDTPSRLYTHHKKNHTEGPIMCKPCQQIFTTRLSLRKHEKSYAHHKKSGQKFTLERNLLCSDCGKSFYSKSNLATHMKYHKTEKKYACEHCNFKCCFSARLKRHIKQHFDSERTFVCETCGAAFHTKQILQSHIGYKHSDARNFCCHICSSTFKGRNALQRHIKEHSIENHKKCFCGRTFSRIGALRQHMEKVHSENATEAVRRRSMMRIKNSENKTDLSTKKSRKKKKKQTKSTNSKRVVNTDISAAIKKITDSKFKPIKSSTEKPVQHVQGICIANFKYAPLNIINQASNTLRDENVNKNSSEKTNAETFDQSEHDKKDQLIPVQTEENGKLPLSSTDFSFPKQNCLLQSNISDTVKTDPLSVLKEKTVENPKQNTGSFIQSEHNHSLFYNQLDHNYSKMSNDQSEQMEKLPVSKEFCIIPKQKYLLQANDNCNDQNNAGRDLQNKIIEKPKLILPKGPTNYSQYGPPTNQQKIISSNILQGQSTMSYRFNSPLVLPQNTSAKTPLLILWRPPPPN from the exons ttGAAGTCTGCAGAAGAAATATTTCAAAGTCATTTTACTGCTGAGGAAAAAGAAAAAGGTTTCAATTTGTTGCTGTCCTTCCAAACAAGATGTTTGAAAACTTTTTCTTCCACAACATCATCAAGTCCTACAGGAGCATTATCTAAGCTACACAAATCTATCCAATTGGTAAATCCAACACATAACTTAGACCAAATAAGAGCAGTTCAAGAGGATATAGCATATGAAGCTACTATTGTCAGCAATGAAATGTGTACATTGAATACATCAACAATAAACAGCCAATCAACAAATAAGTTTATTGCCGAGTCAATAAAcaaggaaatttatgaaaaaattgtCAGAGATGAAGAATCCGCCAATACTCTTAATGATAGTTTTGAAACAATAAACACAGAAGCCTTTAGAACACTGGTTAATCCGAATTACAATAGAACACTGGTTAACCTGGACTACAGTAGAAGCCATGATAACTTTACTAGTGAgaaaccatatacatgtattgaccaGGTTGACCACAGTGATGACTACAGTAATGTGGGAAGTGAAGTTGTGATCGAAGAAGAATCTCTGCACTCTCAGTCTAATGTTAAAagtgtaaaaaagaaaaaaaaaacaaagaaaaaagttgaaaaggacCCATCAGCGCCAAAGAGAACTCGTCGTCGAAACATTATCCATGTCTGTAAAAAATGTGACTTGACCTTTGTAGGTGGAAAGGCTTATAGGGAACACATGAAATCAAGTCATAGCATTATTAACTTCAAATGTGATAAATGTGGAATGGGATTTTATTTTACCCGTCAATATAATAACCACATGGAATCTCACCAGGAATATAAGTGCACTACGTGTGAACAGTTGTTTCACTCATTCACTCAATATTCCGATCACTGCCAAGTTCAGCATGCCATAAATGTCTCCAAAGTTGATTTGATGAAAATGAATAACACTTGTAAATTATGTGATAGATCTTTTGACACACCCAGTAGGTTATATACCcaccacaaaaaaaatcatacag aaGGACCAATAATGTGTAAACCATGCCAACAGATCTTCACAACAAGGCTCAGTTTAAGAAAGCATGAAAAAAGTTATGCACACCATAAAAAAAGTGGACAGAAATTTACATTAGAAAGGAATTTGTTATGTTCAGATTGCGGGAAATCATTTTATAG taagaGTAATTTAGCTACACACATGAAATatcacaaaacagaaaaaaaatatgcatgtgaGCACTGCAATTTTAAGTGTTGTTTCAGTGCTAGATTAAAGAGGCATATAAAACAACACTTTGATTCAGAACGAACATTTGTCTGTGAAACTTGCGGAGCAGCTTTCCATACCAAACAAATTCTCCAATCACATATTGGATATAAACATAGCGATGCAAGGAATTTTTGCTGCCATATATGTTCATCAACGTTTAAGGGCAGAAATGCACTTCAACGTCACATCAAGGAACATTCAATTGAAAATCACAAGAAATGTTTTTGTGGTAGAACTTTTTCACGTATTGGAGCACTTCGCCAGCATATGGAAAAAGTTCACAGTGAGAATGCAACTGAAGCAGTTCGTCGTAGGTCAATGATGAGGATTAAgaattcagaaaataaaacagatctttcaactaaaaaatcaagaaagaaaaagaagaagcaAACTAAATCTACTAACAGTAAAAGGGTGGTAAATACTGATATATCAGCTGCcattaaaaaaattacagattCCAAATTTAAACCTATAAAGTCATCTACTGAGAAACCTGTACAACATGTCCAAGGTATTTGTATTGCAAACTTCAAATATGCACCACTCAATATTATAAATCAGGCATCCAACACATTAAGAGATGAGAATGTTAACAAGAATTCTAGTGAGAAAACAAATGCTGAGACATTTGATCAGTCAGAACATGATAAGAAAGATCAGCTGATTCCTGTTCAAACAGAAGAAAATGGCAAACTACCTCTGTCCAGTACTGATTTTAGTTTTCCTAAACAAAACTGCCTTTTACAATCAAATATCAGTGACACTGTCAAAACAGACCCATTATCTGTTCTTAAAGAGAAAACAGTTGAAAACCCAAAGCAAAATACAGGATCTTTTATTCAATCAGAACATAACCATAGTCTGTTTTATAATCAGTTAGATCATAACTACAGCAAGATGTCTAATGATCAGTCAGAACAAATGGAGAAACTTCCAGTGTCCAAAGAGTTTTGTATTATACCCAAACAGAAATATTTATTGCAAGCAAATGACAATTGTAATGATCAAAATAATGCAGGGCGTGatcttcaaaacaaaataatcgAAAAACCCAAACTCATTCTTCCAAAAGGACCAACTAATTATTCTCAGTATGGACCGCCCACAAATCAGCAGAAAATTATTTCCAGCAACATATTGCAAGGACAGAGCACCATGAGTTATAGATTCAATAGTCCGTTGGTTTTGCCTCAAAATACCAGTGCTAAAACACCTCTTCTTATTTTATGGAGACCTCCACCACCAAATTGA